CACCGCACACGATCGCCGAGTCGGCGAGGTTGAACACCGCGAACCCCTTGGGCGCGATGAAGTCCACCACCGCGCCCTCGAAGACGCCCGGCGCCCGGAAGATCCGGTCGGTGAGGTTGCCGAGCGCACCGCCGAGCAGCAGGCCGAGCGCGACCGCCCAGGGGAAGCTGTACAACTTGCGGGCCAGCCGGATGATCACCACGATCACGATTGCGGCGATCAGCGAGAAGATCACCGTGAACGCCGCGCCGAAGCTGAAGGCGGCGCCGGGGTTGCGGATGACGTGCAGTTCCAGCAGGTCCCCGACGACCCGGATCGGCGCGCGGCCCTCCAGCCGGGCGACGACGAGCATCTTGCTGATCAGATCGAGGGCGTACGCGAAGGCGGCCACCGAGAACAGCACGGCGATCCGGCGCCCGCGGCCGGGCTTGTGCGCCGTCTGCCGCCCGGTCGCGCCGTCCGCGCCCGCCTCCCCGGACGCACCGGCGGCCTGGGCGCCGGCGGCCGTACCGGCCGCCGCCGTCTGCTGGTGATCGTCGTCCGGGGTGTCCGGCGTACCGATGATGCGCTCCGCCTCTGCCACGTGAGTCCCTCAGCCTAGGTACCTGACTGGGCACGAGACTACGGCACGGCGGGGCGCCCTCAGGAGCGGCGTTCCTGCTTCTGTTTGCACTCCACGCACAGCGTCGCCCTCGGGAACGCCTGCATCCGGGCCTTGCCGATGGGATTGCCGCAGTTCTCGCACAGACCGTAGGTGCCCGCGTCCAGCCGTTCCAGGGCGCGCTCGGTCTGGGTGAGCATCTCGCGCG
This sequence is a window from Streptomyces rubradiris. Protein-coding genes within it:
- the lspA gene encoding signal peptidase II; this translates as MAEAERIIGTPDTPDDDHQQTAAAGTAAGAQAAGASGEAGADGATGRQTAHKPGRGRRIAVLFSVAAFAYALDLISKMLVVARLEGRAPIRVVGDLLELHVIRNPGAAFSFGAAFTVIFSLIAAIVIVVIIRLARKLYSFPWAVALGLLLGGALGNLTDRIFRAPGVFEGAVVDFIAPKGFAVFNLADSAIVCGGILIVVLSFYGLDPDGKVHRD